The following proteins come from a genomic window of Asterias amurensis chromosome 15, ASM3211899v1:
- the LOC139948364 gene encoding uncharacterized protein, whose product MQSLSSQMSQQDQQLTKLAEWWQSYSQAIAAYTNQTQQPTSQSSTQPPNAASSTSSNSAAAAAQYYGTGGVSSSMLATSGNNPAAPPANQYADFYAQMEKYYTACGNYSQGQSSGSFNSGSYCQQSGSSGGTHYSSSSSSQQQSSGSYSASWRGSGRSNERGRGWGRGRGSFSRGGRQWIDHWTPSGQGQDTLKANPEDVFDWWVGPTTNESTVGSARGHFSSRDDRGSHSRQHDVHRDDHRQQHDIRKDDHHTDRYRNIRDSDRSRWSPHSGKSPKARWEDDRNIRGGPNTNKTRSSLPEHPSHTPPKRIPESISFRNASAHMPTNVESLVQQQIQLMMSPLLAKSAPTIPPRQFTVPPTIRDKQTEQTQTDTHAASSREHFNSRGVKGEQKRDSTEAGLKATTERSSRSRSRSPVRPKFEDDEEDEASNDGEKKIKKDPKSDQEVVAERSREQKEVLEDTMDTAINAKPNRPTTLAEDVSCQSPDSSNKEHPTNTGLEGYDATKKYGEEYIHEVTAFQCFLCGRRFWQQNEAERHCRSQGHFTNYQKRKLNLDDDDDDDEDDK is encoded by the exons ATGCAGTCTTTATCGTCGCAGATGTCACAACAGGACCAACAATTGACGAAATTAGCAG AATGGTGGCAGTCCTACAGTCAAGCAATTGCTGCTTATACTAACCAGACCCAACAGCCCACATCCCAGTCTAGTACCCAACCTCCTAATGCAGCATCATCTACAAGCAGCAACTCAGCAGCTGCAGCTGCTCAGTATTATGGTACAGGTGGTGTGTCGTCCTCCATGCTTGCTACATCAGGGAATAATCCGGCAGCACCACCGGCAAACCAGTACGCAGACTTTTATGCCCAAATGGAAAAGTACTACACTGCCTGCGGCAATTACTCCCAGGGGCAGAGTTCAGGGTCCTTCAACAGCGGGAGTTACTGTCAGCAGTCAGGTAGCAGCGGTGGTACACACTATTCATCTAGCTCCTCTAGTCAGCAACAGAGTAGCGGATCATATTCTGCAAGTTGGCGGGGATCGGGACGGAGCAATGAACGTGGAAGGGGATGGGGTCGTGGCAGAGGTAGCTTCAGCCGAGGCGGGAGGCAGTGGATAGATCACTGGACTCCAAGTGGACAGGGTCAGGACACACTGAAAGCAAACCCAGAAGATGTCTTTGACTGGTGGGTGGGTCCAACCACAAATGAGTCAACCGTTGGCTCTGCTAGGGGTCATTTCAGTAGTAGGGATGATCGGGGCAGCCATTCTCGTCAGCACGATGTTCACCGTGACGATCATCGCCAGCAGCATGATATACGCAAAGATGACCATCACACTGATAGATACAGAAACATAAGAGACAGTGATCGATCAAGATGGAGCCCCCACAGTGGTAAATCACCCAAAGCCAGATGGGAAGATGACCGAAATATACGTGGTGGTCCGAACACTAACAAAACTCGCTCCTCACTCCCAGAACACCCGAGCCACACTCCTCCAAAACGTATCCCCGAATCCATAAGCTTTAGGAATGCCAGCGCACACATGCCCACCAATGTAGAAAGTCTTGTACAACAACAAATACAGCTCATGATGTCACCCCTTCTCGCTAAGTCTGCTCCCACCATACCTCCAAGACAGTTTACTGTTCCTCCAACGATCAGAGATAAGCAAACAGAACAGACTCAAACTGATACGCACGCTGCTAGCAGTAGGGAACACTTCAACTCCAGGGGAGTAAAAGGGGAGCAGAAAAGAGACAGTACTGAGGCAGGTTTGAAAGCGACAACAGAAAGGTCATCAAGGTCAAGGTCAAGGTCACCAGTGAGGCCAAAATTTGAG GATGACGAGGAAGATGAGGCAAGTAATGATGGAGAGAAGAAGATCAAGAAAGATCCAAAGAGTGATCAGGAGGTGGTGGCAGAGCGCAGCAGAGAGCAAAAGGAGGTCCTGGAAGATACAATGGATACAGCCATAAATG CCAAGCCAAATAGACCAACAACTCTCGCTGAAGATGTGTCATGTCAGTCACCTGACAGTAGTAACAAGGAACACCCAACAAATACAGGGCTAGAAGGATATGATGCCACCAAAAAATACG GGGAGGAGTATATCCATGAAGTCACCGCTTTCCAATGTTTTTTGTGCGGACGTCGATTCTGGCAGCAAAATGAGGCGGAGCGTCACTGCCGTAGCCAGGGCCATTTCACCAACTATCAG AAGCGCAAATTGAAtctggatgatgatgatgatgatgatgaagacgATAAATAA
- the LOC139948500 gene encoding microsomal glutathione S-transferase 1-like, giving the protein MVVRCRRLICCRSSAKMSTDDQVSLLSFENEVFRLYAWYATAVTVKMMLMSIYVSQYRLRRKVVQNPEDVRGDKVKAFRRDEDIERGRRCHRNDMENIPPFLIVGLLYVLTGPTVYNATWYFRVFVGSRFFHTVAYLLPLPQPSRALGFFVGWCTIVSMAINVLKTGQM; this is encoded by the exons ATGGTTGTACGGTGTAGACGCCTCATTTGTTGTCGAAGTTCTGCCAAAATGTCGACCGATGATCAAGTTTCCTTATTATCATTCGAGAATGAGGTGTTTCGTCTGTATGCTTGGTATGCCACAGCAGTGACAGTGAAAATGATGCTCATGTCGATATACGTCTCTCAATATCGACTTAGAAGAAAG GTTGTTCAAAACCCCGAAGATGTTCGTGGCGACAAAGTAAAAGCCTTCAGAAGAGATGAAGATATTGAACGTGGTAGAAG GTGTCACCGCAATGACATGGAGAATATCCCTCCGTTCTTGATCGTGGGTCTCCTGTACGTCCTGACAGGCCCAACTGTTTACAATGCGACTTGGTACTTCCGCGTCTTCGTTGGGTCTCGGTTCTTCCACACCGTGGCATATCTCCTTCCCCTACCTCAGCCATCCCGGGCACTAGGCTTCTTTGTTGGTTGGTGCACCATCGTCTCAATGGCCATAAACGTTCTCAAAACTGGTCAAATGTAA